One stretch of Glycine soja cultivar W05 chromosome 7, ASM419377v2, whole genome shotgun sequence DNA includes these proteins:
- the LOC114419060 gene encoding heavy metal-associated isoprenylated plant protein 16-like produces MKQKIVIKLKMDCDKCRNKALKIAAEVPGVTSVSLEGDDNDRVAVTGVNVDMVCLANQLKKKFSSVTIPTVEDLIKADEEKKKKEEEKKKKEERLKKMLRAAL; encoded by the exons ATGAAG CAAAAAATAGTCATTAAGCTGAAAATGGACTGCGACAAATGTAGAAACAAAGCCCTCAAAATTGCCGCAGAGGTACCAG GTGTGACTTCGGTGTCCCTGGAAGGGGACGACAATGATCGCGTTGCGGTGACCGGTGTAAACGTGGACATGGTTTGCTTGGCCAACCAGCTGAAGAAGAAGTTCAGCTCTGTGACCATTCCCACCGTGGAAGACCTAATTAAAGCGGacgaagagaagaagaagaaagaggaggagaagaagaagaaggaagaaaggttgaagaagatgctgCGTGCTGCTCTGTGA